In the Anomaloglossus baeobatrachus isolate aAnoBae1 chromosome 1 unlocalized genomic scaffold, aAnoBae1.hap1 SUPER_1_unloc_5, whole genome shotgun sequence genome, one interval contains:
- the LOC142258681 gene encoding uncharacterized protein LOC142258681, producing MEYSLFMKFVIYSSCCFLCVAYDAVMNRPPDKRNLFTERGCCKRQSNFAYIGQDISGSPVSVDVGICRSHCGVPQRFNSYNSGFPGLPKHSSMLDFLKNKKLRERMPDTTLTSSSEPSCPHETSCQPIKVGLERILLFQGIKEVEVIEDCQCNPTPQECMRMPFLKSFFPETPFESTVDVGKCSSPTVSSGLRCAPIKFDTVIVESPNGAVVAQTVETCEINEICYRVTYFEYYYEVIYNTKGIKEDRLKEIDVGRCLGGCSSGNHCLLRDSRNRDHCLVWAEGSGSGCLPQEYETHTFRSRNGHIRSVLAIKTCKCKV from the exons ATGGAATACTCATTGTTTATGAAGTTCGTCATCTACAGTTCATGTTGCTTCTTGTGTGTTGCTT ATGACGCTGTGATGAATAGGCCTCCTGACAAAAGGAATTTATTTACAGAGCGAGGATGCTGTAAACGACAAAGTAATTTTGCCTATATTGGACAGG ATATATCAGGCAGTCCTGTAAGTGTGGATGTTGGAATATGCAGATCTCACTGTGGAGTCCCTCAAAGATTCAATTCTTACAATTCTGGGTTTCCAGGGCTTCCAAAGCATTCATCAATGCTGGATttcctgaaaaataaaaag TTACGAGAGCGAATGCCTGACACAACGCTGACATCAAGCTCGGAGCCATCGTGCCCCCACGAAACAAGCTGTCAACCAATAAAGGTTGGATTAGAGAGGATTTTGCTATTCCAGGGAATTAAAGAAGTGGAGGTGATTGAGGACTGTCAATGCAATCCCACCCCACAAGAGTGCATGCGAATGCCATTTCTGAAGAGCTTCTTCCCAGAAACACCCTTTGAGTCAACAGTGGATGTTGGGAAATGTTCGAGCCCTACAGTCAGTTCAG GTCTTCGATGTGCCCCAATTAAATTTGATACAGTAATTGTTGAAAGTCCAAATGGAGCTGTGGTAGCCCAGACTGTGGAAACGTGTGAAATAAATGAGATATGCTACAGGGTCACCTATTTTGAATATTACTATGAAGTTATATATAATACCAAAGGTATCAAAGAAGATAGACTTAAG GAAATTGATGTAGGACGATGCTTAGGAGGTTGTTCATCAGGAAATCACTGTCTACTCAG GGATTCTCGAAACAGGGACCACTGTTTGGTGTGGGCTGAAGGATCAGGCAGTGGTTGTCTACCACAGGAATATGAAACCCATACTTTCAGAAGCAGAAATGGACACATACGCTCTGTTCTAGCCATTAAGACGTGCAAATGTAAAGTGTAA